The following proteins are encoded in a genomic region of Ostrea edulis chromosome 7, xbOstEdul1.1, whole genome shotgun sequence:
- the LOC125657213 gene encoding DNA/RNA-binding protein KIN17-like: MGKEKGGFLTPKAIANRIKAKGLQKLRWYCQMCQKQCRDENGFKCHMMSESHQRQLLLFAENPDKYIDDFSKEFMDDYLELLRRRFGTKRVHCNIVYQEYISFREHVHMNSTQWESLTEFVKWLGREGKCVVDHTEKGWFIQYIDRDPETIKKQEQTKAKEKMDMDDEERTAIFIQKQIERAAEQGTSAKETEYTELKRENEDEKVSLSFSGLKTKKKEEAPVLNSDNPLNSKKTVEPEKPKKRESRWEKEEPQKETKKDPFKPPKPGEKRKSALDEIMEFEEKKKEKTNRKDYWLTEGIVVKIITKKLGEKYHKKKAVVKEVQDLYRAVIKTLDSGDKIKVDQNHLETVVPARGKLVKIVNGAYRGHNAVLDSIDEKKFCCTVSIHSGPLNGRVIDNVEYEDISKLYQPT, translated from the exons ATGGGCAAAGAAAAGGGGGGTTTTCTTACACCCAAAGCTATTGCTAATCGAATTAAGGCAAAGGGTCTGCAGAAATTGCGGTGGTATTGTCAGATGTGTCAAAAACAATGCAGAGACGAG AATGGATTTAAATGTCACATGATGTCAGAATCTCATCAGAGACAGCTGCTACTATTTGCCGAAAACCCAGATAAATACATTGACGACTTCTCAAA AGAATTTATGGACGATTACCTTGAGCTTTTGAGGAGAAGGTTTGGCACTAAGAGGGTCCACTGTAACATCGTGTATCAGGAATACATCTCTTTTCGAGAACATGTCCACATGAATTCAACCCAATGGGAGTCACTTACAGAATTTGTTAAATGGCTTGGCAGAGAAG GAAAGTGTGTAGTGGACCATACAGAGAAAGGTTGGTTTATACAGTACATAGACCGTGACCCAGAAACAATAAAGAAACAGGAACAGACGAAAGCGAAGGAGAAAATGGACATGGACGATGAAGAGAGAACAGCCATCTTTATACAGAAACAGATCGAGCGTGCGGCTGAACAGGGAACATCGGCGAAGGAAACGGAGTACACCGAGTTAAAGAGGGAAAATGAAGATGAAAAAG TATCTTTGAGTTTTTCTGGATTGaagaccaagaaaaaagaagaagcacCTGTTTTAAA ctcGGACAATCCTCTCAATTCTAAGAAAACCGTGGAGCCAGAGAAACCCAAAAAGAGGGAAAGCAGGTGGGAGAAAGAGGAACCCCAAAAGGAGACGAAAAAAGACCCCTTTAAACCTCCCAAGCCCGGAGAGAAACGCAAATCTGCACTAGATGAGATCATGGAG TTTgaagagaaaaagaaagagaaaacaaATAGAAAAGATTACTGGCTGACTGAGGGCATTGTTGTCAAAATCATCACGAAGAAACTGGGAGAAAAATACCACAAGAAAAAGGCTGTGGTCAAG GAGGTGCAAGACTTGTACAGGGCTGTGATCAAAACATTAGACTCAGGGGACAAAATCAAAGTGGACCAAAATCACCTAGAAACAGTTGTGCCTGCGCGAG GGAAGCTGGTGAAGATTGTAAATGGTGCCTACCGTGGCCACAATGCCGTTCTGGATTCGATAGACGAGAAAAAATTCTGTTGTACTGTGTCCATACATTCT gGTCCCTTAAATGGTCGAGTTATAGACAATGTTGAGTACGAAGACATCAGCAAACTTTATCAACCGACGTGA